From Nguyenibacter vanlangensis, one genomic window encodes:
- a CDS encoding TolC family protein yields MDRGSVPPARTLGAALLAVACLAAAPPAHAAGLAFHDAVSAAWAIDPMRAELATNRQSADDRADAARSWFPGGPVVSAQYYDDHFIGSNLGYTTYQGSISVPLWLPGQGTATRRVAQADAAAIQERMNAEHMAVAVRVLDATGALVIAQRRQAVALSLLQAMRRLDAATAHAARVGESPLSDRQAVAAELAAARNEVALAREQTATAAAALQVLLGRDGVPDILSCDARLLARTRFGTPQLVEDNDPRVRAARRAVMAAQESVRLARASFMPNPEIGVGVIHQGQYGSPWDDQVGVNVIMPLPSAARNVPQMAAARDRLAAAGSQELQARRAVRVELAQVRARLDASAATLDGARAAAGALNRRADEMERSWQVGETSLVEALRARQAAYSAILTLNRAEIEWHAAIMRAAIAAGTTP; encoded by the coding sequence ATGGATCGCGGCAGCGTCCCGCCGGCCCGCACGCTGGGCGCCGCCCTGCTGGCCGTCGCGTGCCTGGCCGCCGCGCCGCCGGCCCACGCCGCCGGCCTGGCCTTCCACGACGCCGTCAGCGCCGCCTGGGCGATCGACCCGATGCGCGCGGAACTGGCGACCAACCGCCAATCCGCCGATGACCGCGCCGATGCCGCGCGATCCTGGTTCCCCGGCGGCCCGGTCGTCTCCGCGCAATATTACGACGACCATTTCATCGGCTCCAATCTCGGCTACACGACCTATCAGGGCAGCATCTCGGTGCCGCTCTGGCTGCCGGGGCAGGGCACCGCCACCCGCCGCGTGGCACAGGCCGACGCCGCCGCCATCCAGGAACGGATGAACGCCGAACACATGGCCGTCGCCGTCCGGGTGCTGGACGCCACCGGCGCGCTGGTCATCGCCCAGCGCCGACAGGCGGTCGCCCTGTCGCTGCTGCAGGCGATGCGGCGCCTGGACGCCGCCACCGCCCACGCCGCGCGGGTCGGCGAATCCCCCCTGTCCGACCGCCAGGCCGTGGCCGCCGAACTGGCCGCCGCCCGTAACGAGGTCGCCCTGGCCCGCGAACAGACCGCCACCGCCGCCGCCGCGCTGCAGGTGCTGCTGGGCCGCGACGGCGTGCCGGACATCCTGTCCTGCGATGCGCGCCTCCTGGCCCGCACGCGCTTCGGCACCCCCCAACTGGTCGAGGACAACGATCCCCGCGTCCGCGCCGCCCGCCGCGCCGTCATGGCGGCCCAGGAAAGCGTGCGCCTCGCCCGCGCCTCCTTCATGCCCAACCCCGAAATCGGCGTCGGCGTGATTCACCAGGGCCAGTACGGCAGCCCGTGGGACGACCAGGTCGGCGTCAACGTCATCATGCCGCTGCCCAGCGCGGCGCGGAACGTGCCGCAGATGGCCGCCGCGCGGGACAGGCTGGCCGCCGCCGGCAGCCAGGAACTGCAGGCCCGCCGCGCGGTGCGCGTCGAACTGGCCCAGGTGCGCGCCCGGCTGGACGCCTCCGCCGCGACGCTGGATGGCGCCCGCGCCGCCGCCGGTGCCCTGAACCGGCGCGCGGATGAAATGGAACGATCCTGGCAGGTAGGAGAAACATCGTTGGTCGAGGCATTGCGGGCGCGACAGGCCGCCTATTCCGCCATCCTCACGCTGAACAGGGCCGAAATCGAATGGCACGCCGCCATCATGCGCGCCGCCATCGCCGCGGGCACCACGCCATGA
- a CDS encoding response regulator transcription factor gives MRILIVEDEAALGSAVRDRLRRAGHAVDWFTTLDDSRAALSAAAYDFLLLDLGLPDGSGRDLLRQVRRGGSAMAILITTAQDQISDRIAGLSDGADDYIVKPYDFDELLARLDAVSRRYVALVDNRLELGEVEIDLARRRMSRLGQDVALTAREWAVIELLARRAGAICSREQIEDALYGLGEEIESNAIEVFVSRVRKKVGPGLIRTVRGRGYCLARGAGA, from the coding sequence GTGCGGATCCTGATCGTCGAGGACGAAGCCGCCCTGGGCTCGGCGGTGCGGGACCGGCTCCGCCGCGCCGGCCACGCCGTGGACTGGTTCACCACGCTGGACGATTCCCGCGCCGCGCTCTCCGCCGCCGCCTATGATTTCCTGCTGCTCGATCTCGGCCTGCCCGACGGCAGCGGCCGCGACCTGCTGCGGCAGGTCCGGCGCGGCGGCTCGGCCATGGCCATCCTGATCACCACCGCGCAGGACCAGATCAGCGACCGCATCGCCGGCCTGTCCGACGGCGCGGACGACTATATCGTCAAGCCCTACGATTTCGACGAACTGCTCGCCCGGCTCGACGCGGTCTCGCGCCGCTACGTCGCCCTGGTCGACAACCGCCTGGAACTGGGCGAGGTCGAAATCGACCTCGCCCGCCGCCGCATGTCCCGCCTGGGACAGGACGTGGCACTGACCGCGCGCGAATGGGCGGTGATCGAATTGCTGGCCCGCCGCGCCGGCGCCATCTGCTCGCGTGAACAGATCGAGGACGCGCTCTACGGCCTGGGCGAGGAAATCGAAAGCAACGCGATCGAGGTCTTCGTCAGCCGCGTCCGCAAGAAGGTCGGCCCCGGCCTGATCCGCACCGTGCGCGGCCGCGGCTACTGCCTGGCGCGCGGGGCCGGGGCATGA
- a CDS encoding CusA/CzcA family heavy metal efflux RND transporter: protein MRGLLERLQASRFVVIGGAIAILLAAIGAILGLPVESVPDISPRQVLVSVVAPGLATEEVERLITFPIETSMAGIPGMNDLRSVSRSGVSVVYVQFDDDTDIDLDRTRVNERIQQARSLISVPGLSINMGPLATGMGEIMQVQIRGPRLSLMDLNRLMNWVVVPQLKLVPGVVDVNVNGGAEETYQVAIDQARLTAYGLSVSEIYRAVDANNAASGGGWIEHHAEQQIVVGRGLIRSLDDFAALPVRQNPDGTAIRLRDIGRVAMGPRTRLGAVTRDGKGEIVNGVVLMRMGASSDATLAGIRAALPGIARSLPAGVTLDPYYSRSDLTDRTIATVRDNLMMGAALVVAVLVVVIGDWRAALVIASVIPFALACAMAGMRQFGISANLLSLGAIDFGMIVDGSLVIVENLIAHRRRGDTADLRTQVVSSVMQVIRPVGFAILVIIMVYLPILTLQGIEGKMFRPMAQTIIMALLASLAYCMVCVPVIAALALRHAPAHGDTRLVAMLRRRYRPVVLWGEAHPGPLFGATFAVFLLSVFLATRLGGEFIPQLGEGALVVTSTRLPSASLPTVLHSVQREEQILKRFPEVATVVSNTGTSAIPTDPMGVNETDSFIFLKDPSQWRTASTQEGLVTAIDKVLRDQLPDAQFSWSQPVQMRMDDLLSGVRTQIAVSIYGPDLDMLSRLGDQVAAALNGVPGAADVAPQGDGTLPFIHVDVDRRRAAQMNVPLSEILDTVEAVGGHIGRPVIVDNAVVNTQIRFDPAQVGSRDAIARLRVRRADGQGTVLLSQVADIAVADGPPRISRDRIQRRLVVQANVRGRDLSSYVAAAQAAVAARVHLPPGYRMIWQGQFRNLQSAMARLDIVVPIALALIFALLVVALGAVRPALLVFVNLPVAATGGILMLWARGLPFSISAGIGFIALFGVAILNGVVLVSYIQHLRARGIPVARAAFEAAEERFRPVIATALVASLGFFPMAFSTSAGAEVERPLASVVIGGLVSSTLLTLLVLPSLYARVMRDRSDA, encoded by the coding sequence ATGCGCGGATTGCTCGAACGCCTGCAGGCCAGCCGGTTCGTTGTGATCGGCGGCGCGATCGCCATCCTCCTGGCGGCGATCGGCGCCATCCTCGGCCTGCCCGTCGAATCGGTGCCCGACATCTCGCCGCGCCAGGTGCTGGTCTCGGTGGTCGCCCCCGGCCTGGCGACCGAGGAAGTGGAACGCCTGATCACCTTCCCGATCGAGACCAGCATGGCCGGCATCCCGGGCATGAACGACCTGCGCTCGGTCTCGCGCTCGGGCGTGTCGGTGGTCTATGTGCAGTTCGACGACGACACCGACATCGATCTCGACCGCACCCGCGTCAACGAACGCATCCAGCAGGCCCGGTCCCTGATCTCCGTCCCGGGACTGTCGATCAACATGGGCCCGCTCGCCACCGGCATGGGGGAAATCATGCAGGTCCAGATCCGCGGCCCGCGCCTGTCGCTGATGGATCTCAACCGGCTGATGAACTGGGTGGTGGTGCCGCAGCTCAAGCTGGTGCCCGGCGTGGTGGACGTCAACGTCAATGGCGGGGCCGAGGAAACCTACCAGGTCGCCATCGACCAGGCCCGGCTGACCGCCTACGGCCTGTCGGTCAGCGAAATCTATCGCGCGGTGGATGCCAACAACGCGGCATCCGGCGGCGGCTGGATCGAACATCACGCCGAACAGCAGATCGTCGTCGGCCGCGGCCTGATCCGCAGCCTGGACGATTTCGCCGCCCTGCCGGTCCGGCAGAACCCCGACGGCACCGCGATCCGCCTGCGCGATATCGGCCGCGTCGCCATGGGCCCGCGCACCCGCCTGGGCGCCGTCACCCGCGACGGCAAGGGCGAAATCGTCAATGGCGTGGTGCTGATGCGCATGGGCGCCAGCTCCGACGCCACCCTGGCCGGCATCCGCGCGGCGCTGCCCGGCATCGCGCGTTCGCTGCCCGCCGGCGTCACGCTCGACCCCTATTACAGCCGCTCGGACCTGACCGACCGCACCATCGCCACGGTGCGCGACAACCTGATGATGGGCGCCGCGCTGGTCGTGGCGGTGCTGGTGGTGGTGATCGGCGACTGGCGCGCCGCGCTGGTCATCGCCTCGGTCATTCCCTTCGCGCTGGCCTGCGCCATGGCCGGCATGCGGCAATTCGGCATCTCGGCCAACCTGCTCAGCCTGGGCGCGATCGATTTCGGCATGATCGTCGACGGCTCGCTGGTGATCGTCGAAAACCTGATCGCCCACCGCCGGCGCGGCGATACCGCCGACCTGCGCACCCAGGTCGTGTCCTCGGTCATGCAGGTGATCCGTCCCGTCGGCTTCGCGATCCTGGTCATCATCATGGTCTACCTGCCGATCCTGACCCTGCAGGGGATCGAGGGAAAGATGTTCCGCCCGATGGCCCAGACCATCATCATGGCGCTGCTGGCGTCCCTGGCCTACTGCATGGTCTGCGTGCCGGTGATCGCCGCGCTGGCCCTGCGCCACGCCCCCGCCCATGGCGACACGCGCCTGGTGGCGATGCTGCGCCGCCGCTACCGCCCCGTCGTGCTGTGGGGCGAGGCCCATCCCGGCCCTCTGTTCGGCGCCACCTTCGCCGTCTTCCTCCTCTCGGTGTTCCTGGCCACCCGCCTGGGCGGCGAATTCATCCCCCAGTTGGGCGAGGGCGCGCTGGTCGTCACCTCCACCCGCCTGCCCAGCGCCTCGCTGCCCACCGTGCTGCACTCCGTCCAGCGCGAGGAACAGATCCTCAAGCGCTTCCCCGAGGTCGCGACCGTGGTCAGCAACACCGGCACCTCGGCCATCCCCACCGACCCGATGGGCGTCAACGAAACCGACAGCTTCATCTTCCTCAAGGACCCGTCGCAGTGGCGCACCGCCAGCACGCAAGAAGGGCTGGTGACCGCCATCGACAAGGTCCTGCGCGACCAGTTGCCCGACGCCCAGTTCTCCTGGAGCCAGCCGGTGCAGATGCGCATGGACGATCTGCTGTCCGGCGTCCGGACCCAGATCGCGGTCTCGATCTACGGTCCCGACCTCGACATGCTCTCCCGCCTGGGCGACCAGGTGGCCGCGGCGCTGAACGGCGTGCCCGGCGCCGCCGACGTGGCGCCGCAGGGCGACGGCACGCTGCCCTTCATCCATGTCGATGTCGACCGCCGGCGCGCGGCGCAGATGAACGTGCCGCTGTCCGAGATCCTGGACACGGTCGAGGCCGTGGGCGGCCATATCGGCCGGCCCGTCATCGTCGACAACGCCGTGGTCAACACCCAGATCCGCTTCGACCCCGCCCAGGTCGGCTCCCGCGACGCCATCGCCCGCCTGCGCGTCCGCCGGGCGGACGGGCAGGGGACGGTGCTGCTGTCGCAGGTGGCCGACATCGCGGTGGCCGACGGCCCCCCGCGCATCAGCCGCGACCGCATCCAGCGCCGCCTGGTGGTGCAGGCCAATGTGCGCGGGCGCGACCTCAGCTCCTACGTCGCCGCCGCCCAGGCCGCCGTCGCGGCGCGGGTGCATCTCCCCCCCGGCTACCGTATGATCTGGCAGGGCCAGTTCCGCAACCTGCAATCGGCCATGGCCCGGCTCGACATCGTGGTGCCGATCGCGCTGGCGCTGATCTTCGCCCTGCTGGTGGTGGCCCTGGGCGCGGTCCGGCCGGCGTTGCTGGTGTTCGTCAACCTGCCGGTGGCCGCGACCGGGGGCATCCTCATGCTCTGGGCGCGCGGCCTGCCCTTCAGCATCTCGGCGGGCATCGGCTTCATCGCGCTGTTCGGGGTGGCCATCCTCAACGGCGTGGTGCTGGTCAGCTACATCCAGCATCTGCGCGCGCGCGGCATCCCGGTCGCCCGCGCGGCCTTCGAGGCCGCCGAGGAGCGCTTCCGCCCGGTCATCGCCACCGCCCTGGTCGCCAGCCTCGGCTTCTTCCCCATGGCCTTCTCCACCAGCGCGGGGGCCGAGGTCGAACGCCCCCTGGCCAGCGTGGTGATCGGCGGCCTTGTCTCATCGACCCTGTTGACCTTGCTGGTGCTGCCGTCGCTCTATGCACGGGTGATGCGCGACAGAAGCGACGCATGA
- the lepA gene encoding translation elongation factor 4, translating to MTDTPLSLIRNFSIIAHIDHGKSTLADRLIQACGALSAREMTNQVLDNMELERERGITIKAQTVRLTYPAKDGKTYVLNLMDTPGHVDFAYEVSRSLAACEGSLLVVDASQGVEAQTLANVYQAIDANHEIVPVLNKVDLPAAEPERVKAQIEEVIGIPADDAVEISAKTGLNIEGVLEALVTRLPPPVGDDSKPLQALLVDSWYDPYLGVIILVRIKEGRLRKGSRIRMMSNGAVYHVDQVGVFAPRMVPVDDLGPGEMGYINAAIKTVADCNIGDTVTDDRRPAETPLAGFKPSIPVVWCGLYPIDADDFEKLRDSLAKLRLNDASFHYEAETSAALGFGFRCGFLGLLHLEIIQERLSREFNLDLIATAPSVVYRLYRTNGGMEELHNPADMPDGSVIEKIEEPWIVATIMVPDEYLGAVLTLCTERRGIQKDLTYVGNRAMAVYRLPLNEVVFDFYDRLKSVSRGYASFDYQMDGYEESDLVRISILVNQEPVDALAFIAHRSAAETRGRSICAKLKELIPRQLFKIAIQAAIGSRVIARETIGAMSKDVTAKCYGGDISRKRKLLEKQKEGKKRMRQFGKVEIPQSAFLAALKMDH from the coding sequence ATGACCGACACACCGCTCTCGCTGATCCGCAATTTTTCGATCATCGCGCATATCGACCATGGCAAGTCGACCCTGGCCGACCGGCTGATCCAGGCCTGTGGGGCGCTGAGCGCGCGCGAGATGACGAACCAGGTCCTGGACAACATGGAGCTGGAGCGCGAGCGGGGCATCACCATCAAGGCGCAGACCGTGCGCCTGACCTATCCGGCCAAGGACGGCAAGACCTATGTGCTGAACCTGATGGACACGCCGGGCCATGTCGACTTCGCCTATGAAGTCAGCCGGTCGCTGGCGGCGTGCGAGGGGTCGCTTCTGGTGGTCGACGCGTCGCAGGGGGTCGAGGCGCAGACCCTGGCCAACGTGTACCAGGCGATCGACGCCAACCACGAGATCGTCCCGGTGCTGAACAAGGTCGACCTGCCGGCCGCCGAGCCCGAGCGGGTGAAGGCGCAGATCGAGGAGGTGATCGGCATTCCGGCCGATGACGCGGTCGAGATTTCGGCCAAGACCGGCCTGAACATCGAAGGCGTGCTGGAGGCGCTGGTCACCCGCCTGCCGCCGCCGGTGGGCGACGACAGCAAGCCGTTGCAGGCGCTGCTGGTCGATAGCTGGTACGACCCGTATCTGGGCGTGATCATCCTGGTGCGCATCAAGGAAGGGCGCCTGCGCAAGGGGTCGCGCATCCGCATGATGTCGAACGGCGCGGTCTATCACGTGGACCAGGTGGGGGTGTTCGCGCCGCGCATGGTGCCGGTGGACGATCTGGGGCCCGGCGAAATGGGCTATATCAACGCGGCGATCAAGACCGTGGCGGATTGCAATATCGGCGATACGGTCACCGATGACCGCCGGCCGGCCGAGACGCCGCTGGCGGGGTTCAAGCCGTCGATCCCGGTCGTGTGGTGCGGGCTGTATCCGATCGATGCCGACGATTTCGAGAAGCTGCGCGACAGCCTGGCGAAGCTGCGGCTGAACGACGCGTCGTTCCATTACGAGGCCGAGACCTCGGCCGCGCTGGGCTTCGGCTTCCGCTGCGGGTTCCTGGGGCTGCTGCATCTGGAGATCATCCAGGAGCGGCTGAGCCGCGAGTTCAACCTGGACCTGATCGCCACCGCGCCGTCGGTGGTCTATCGCCTGTATCGGACCAATGGCGGGATGGAGGAGCTGCACAACCCCGCCGACATGCCGGACGGGTCGGTGATCGAGAAGATCGAGGAGCCGTGGATCGTCGCGACCATCATGGTGCCGGACGAGTATCTGGGCGCGGTGCTGACACTGTGCACCGAGCGGCGCGGCATCCAGAAGGACCTGACCTATGTCGGGAACCGGGCGATGGCGGTGTATCGCCTGCCGCTGAACGAGGTGGTGTTCGATTTCTACGACCGGCTGAAATCGGTGTCGCGCGGCTATGCCAGTTTCGATTACCAGATGGACGGGTATGAAGAGAGCGACCTGGTGCGGATTTCGATCCTGGTGAACCAGGAGCCGGTCGATGCGCTGGCCTTTATCGCGCATCGCTCGGCCGCCGAGACGCGCGGGCGGTCGATCTGCGCCAAGCTGAAGGAGCTGATCCCCCGGCAATTGTTCAAGATCGCGATCCAGGCGGCGATCGGCAGCCGGGTGATCGCGCGCGAGACGATCGGCGCGATGTCGAAGGACGTGACGGCCAAATGCTATGGCGGCGACATCTCGCGCAAGCGCAAGCTGCTGGAAAAGCAGAAGGAAGGCAAGAAGCGCATGCGCCAGTTCGGCAAGGTGGAGATCCCGCAGAGCGCGTTCCTGGCCGCGCTGAAGATGGATCATTAA
- a CDS encoding efflux RND transporter periplasmic adaptor subunit: MRKRLAALLPATALIAILAPAQAKTPAADTPAAETPAADGLAPVTIGADAQKNEGLTVATARAGTVSRVLPALARVMPDETRVVHIRPVGSGKVLAVHVLAGQRVARDTVLVDYVDHSLHVARLQAVQMRAALNAAIAARDDAAAAYRRARDLAGATIAAGEVRRRLAVLQEAQNTVLARQADVATMSHRFQEEFNSVTERDNGDETSQDETSSLIAPVDGTVQSVSVAVAGDIEPGQDAATLVDLSSVWIVSDIPPQDAAHIVPGGRQVTRLGDRALASRIGSVDGMAAPATGLVRVISAVPNPGGALRPGMMLDTELQTDDRATGIVIPSEAVQQVNGRDVVFIRTAPDIFRPVPVTVALDSGGSAVVTAGLAAGQAVAAQGSFALKSSLLLAGTGGG; encoded by the coding sequence ATGAGAAAACGCCTCGCCGCCCTGCTGCCGGCCACCGCCCTCATCGCGATCCTCGCTCCCGCCCAGGCCAAGACGCCCGCTGCCGATACGCCCGCCGCCGAGACACCCGCCGCCGACGGCCTCGCCCCGGTGACCATCGGCGCCGACGCGCAGAAGAACGAGGGCCTGACCGTCGCCACCGCCCGCGCCGGCACCGTCTCGCGCGTGCTGCCCGCCCTCGCCCGCGTGATGCCGGACGAAACCCGCGTGGTGCATATCCGCCCCGTGGGCTCGGGCAAGGTGCTGGCCGTCCATGTCCTGGCCGGGCAGCGCGTCGCCCGCGATACGGTGCTGGTCGATTACGTCGATCATTCCCTGCACGTCGCCCGTCTCCAGGCGGTGCAGATGCGCGCCGCCCTGAACGCCGCCATCGCGGCGCGCGACGACGCCGCGGCCGCCTATCGCCGCGCCCGAGACCTCGCCGGCGCCACGATCGCCGCCGGCGAGGTCCGCCGCCGCCTCGCGGTGCTGCAGGAGGCGCAGAACACCGTCCTGGCCCGCCAGGCCGACGTCGCGACGATGTCCCACCGGTTCCAGGAGGAATTCAATTCCGTCACCGAACGCGACAACGGCGACGAAACCTCCCAGGACGAAACCTCGTCCCTGATCGCCCCGGTCGACGGCACGGTGCAATCGGTCTCGGTCGCCGTGGCCGGCGATATCGAACCGGGGCAGGACGCCGCGACATTGGTCGATCTGTCCTCGGTCTGGATCGTCTCCGACATCCCGCCCCAGGACGCGGCGCATATCGTGCCCGGCGGACGGCAGGTCACGCGGCTCGGCGACCGGGCGCTGGCCTCGCGCATCGGCTCGGTCGACGGCATGGCCGCCCCGGCCACCGGCCTGGTCCGGGTCATCAGCGCCGTGCCCAATCCCGGCGGCGCGCTGCGGCCGGGCATGATGCTGGACACCGAACTGCAGACCGACGACCGCGCCACCGGCATCGTCATCCCGTCCGAGGCCGTGCAGCAGGTCAATGGCCGCGACGTGGTCTTCATCCGCACCGCCCCCGACATTTTCCGTCCCGTCCCGGTCACCGTGGCGCTGGACAGCGGCGGCAGCGCCGTCGTCACCGCGGGCCTCGCCGCCGGACAGGCCGTGGCCGCCCAGGGCAGCTTCGCCCTGAAATCCAGCCTGCTGCTGGCCGGAACGGGTGGCGGCTGA
- a CDS encoding HAMP domain-containing sensor histidine kinase yields the protein MMTAVPAAPRWTLAARIVAWVLAVVLGCLLLLGALVAGFTRYEVTERLDNSLQEVAERLEFVISAIGAAPRGDDVARLPQVGPRTLAYQIATPDGRLVLRSQNAPDHPFVPLLQPGFYDRPRFRVYVVQATDGGHYILVGEPTFHRREAVRRATLISILPMVVFLPCVWLLVRWVVRRALRPLTDLQVEIRARGGGNLTPIPPLNLPDELLPIHAALNSLLDRLKKALSTERAFAANAAHELRNPIGALLAQAQMLREQMHDRTHEPGAPRRLAGMIAQIRRLGRMTEKLLQLSRAASGAAIADDRFDLIAVLHVLADEFQDTPPAFREVVVTCDGMDSLIVRGDIDAAGILFRNLIENAANHGTPGTPITVALSRPGHVDIIHVDIINDCPALPPAILRRLTEPFVRGDSPSDGSGLGLAIVASIAGQMGAGLDIASPLPDHDRGFRARITLAAHQPVPAARPGPAARALRVATAQPS from the coding sequence ATGATGACGGCTGTCCCCGCCGCGCCCCGCTGGACCCTGGCCGCGCGCATCGTCGCCTGGGTGCTGGCCGTGGTGCTGGGCTGCCTGCTGCTGCTGGGCGCCCTGGTCGCCGGCTTCACCCGCTACGAGGTCACGGAACGGCTGGACAATTCGTTGCAGGAGGTCGCGGAACGGCTGGAATTCGTCATCTCCGCGATCGGCGCCGCCCCGCGCGGCGACGACGTCGCCCGCCTGCCCCAGGTCGGGCCGCGCACGCTCGCCTACCAGATCGCGACCCCGGACGGACGGCTGGTGCTGCGCTCGCAGAACGCGCCGGACCATCCCTTCGTGCCGCTGCTGCAGCCGGGCTTCTACGACCGGCCGCGCTTTCGGGTCTATGTCGTCCAGGCGACCGACGGCGGCCATTACATCCTGGTCGGCGAACCCACCTTCCACCGGCGCGAGGCCGTGCGCCGCGCCACGCTGATCTCCATCCTGCCGATGGTGGTCTTCCTGCCCTGCGTGTGGCTGCTGGTGCGCTGGGTGGTGCGCCGCGCCCTGCGCCCCCTGACCGACCTCCAGGTCGAAATCCGCGCCCGCGGCGGCGGCAACCTCACCCCCATCCCGCCTCTGAACCTGCCCGACGAGTTGCTGCCCATCCACGCCGCGCTCAATTCCCTGCTGGACCGGCTGAAGAAGGCACTCTCGACCGAACGCGCCTTCGCCGCCAACGCGGCGCACGAGCTGCGCAACCCGATCGGCGCCCTGCTGGCCCAGGCCCAGATGCTGCGCGAACAGATGCACGACCGGACGCACGAACCGGGCGCCCCCCGCCGCCTGGCCGGCATGATCGCGCAGATCCGCCGCCTCGGCCGCATGACGGAAAAGCTGCTGCAACTCTCCCGTGCCGCCTCGGGCGCGGCCATCGCCGACGACCGGTTCGACCTGATCGCCGTGCTGCACGTCCTGGCCGACGAATTCCAGGATACGCCTCCCGCCTTCCGCGAGGTCGTGGTGACCTGCGACGGCATGGATTCGCTGATCGTCCGGGGCGACATCGACGCCGCGGGCATCCTGTTCCGCAACCTGATCGAAAACGCCGCCAACCACGGCACGCCCGGCACGCCGATCACGGTCGCGCTGTCGCGCCCGGGCCATGTCGACATTATCCATGTCGACATCATCAACGATTGCCCGGCCCTGCCGCCCGCCATCCTGCGCCGCCTGACCGAACCCTTCGTGCGGGGCGACAGTCCGTCCGACGGCAGCGGCCTCGGCCTGGCCATCGTCGCCAGCATCGCCGGCCAGATGGGCGCCGGGCTGGACATCGCCTCCCCCCTGCCGGACCACGACCGGGGGTTCCGCGCCCGCATCACACTGGCCGCCCACCAGCCCGTGCCCGCGGCACGCCCCGGCCCGGCCGCCCGCGCGCTCCGCGTCGCTACAGCACAGCCATCATGA
- a CDS encoding helix-turn-helix transcriptional regulator, producing the protein MIRHDDIWHALDVLAAERGLTPSGLARAAGLDGTSFNPSKRATPAGRPRWPGTESLARVLDATGLTLEAFGRLMAGQAVPRAPHRPAGRSRLRLSHLSQLEQGGMFDAAGHPAGRHWDSWDVPGLAEPDLYAVTIDSDAFDPVFRLGAMLIVSPGAPVRRQDRVILHRGDGVLCAIVLERRPGDAGDAVLGGIGAQEGMEIAVGAEDHLHRIMMAVL; encoded by the coding sequence ATGATCCGCCATGACGATATCTGGCACGCGCTGGACGTGCTGGCCGCCGAGCGGGGGCTGACGCCGTCGGGGCTGGCGCGGGCGGCGGGGCTGGACGGCACCAGCTTCAACCCGTCGAAGCGCGCGACCCCGGCGGGGCGGCCGCGCTGGCCGGGGACCGAGAGCCTGGCGCGGGTGCTGGATGCCACCGGCCTGACGCTGGAGGCGTTCGGCCGGCTGATGGCGGGGCAGGCCGTGCCCCGCGCGCCGCACCGCCCGGCCGGGCGGTCGCGGCTGCGCCTGTCGCACCTGTCGCAACTGGAGCAGGGGGGGATGTTCGATGCCGCTGGCCATCCGGCCGGGCGGCACTGGGACAGTTGGGACGTGCCGGGGCTGGCCGAGCCCGACCTGTATGCCGTGACGATCGACAGCGACGCGTTCGACCCGGTCTTTCGCCTGGGCGCGATGCTGATCGTCTCGCCGGGGGCGCCGGTGCGGCGGCAGGACCGGGTGATCCTGCACCGGGGGGACGGGGTGCTGTGCGCCATCGTGCTGGAACGCCGGCCCGGTGACGCGGGTGACGCGGTGTTGGGCGGGATCGGGGCGCAGGAGGGCATGGAGATCGCGGTGGGCGCGGAGGATCACCTGCACCGGATCATGATGGCTGTGCTGTAG